One window of Campylobacter avium LMG 24591 genomic DNA carries:
- a CDS encoding exporting protein: MILRLGFLLLFCNLCFATQATFEHKYEFTLRKDERASVEITELSTSKVENFDFYWTLFDTNKIIIHSKFRKYPRQFVLSMKRNLNWATQTLIPDYTNPHIDRARLILEFSDFKDKEAKLSIYIEDKEARLMVKFLDPRKPETFTQNTENN, from the coding sequence ATGATACTTAGACTAGGTTTTTTACTTTTATTTTGCAATCTTTGCTTTGCTACGCAGGCTACTTTTGAGCATAAGTATGAATTTACGCTTAGAAAAGATGAAAGAGCAAGCGTTGAGATAACAGAGTTAAGCACTAGCAAAGTGGAGAATTTTGACTTTTATTGGACTCTTTTTGATACAAATAAAATAATTATTCATTCTAAATTTCGCAAATACCCAAGGCAGTTTGTTTTGTCTATGAAAAGAAATTTAAACTGGGCTACGCAAACCTTGATTCCAGATTATACAAATCCCCACATAGACAGAGCTAGGCTTATACTTGAATTTAGCGATTTTAAGGATAAGGAAGCAAAACTTAGCATTTACATAGAAGACAAGGAAGCTAGGCTAATGGTAAAATTTTTAGACCCAAGAAAGCCAGAGACTTTCACTCAAAATACTGAAAATAATTAA
- a CDS encoding menaquinone biosynthesis decarboxylase yields MRNFIELLRQNDLLRVIDEEVDTELEIAHLAYIEAKKKDGKALLFTKPVNKKENKSYDFPVLMNTFCSERALKLAFTRDYEDVASEISSLLKMHIPNTFSAKLDFFKKLLSLKSVPPKRLKKKGEFEYQRLSSLKELPILKTWEKDADKFITMGQVYTQSLDKKQNNLGMYRLQVFDDDKLLVHWQIHKDGSHFFDEYKKAGEKMPVSIAIGGDPLYIWCGQAPLPKGIFELLLYGFIKRKNAILAPCENSLFVPYDSDIVIEGFVDVNHFELEGPFGDHTGFYTPKEPFPLMQVTAIKTKKDAIYQATVVGKPPLEDKFMALGTERVFLPLLQTSAPDLLDYNMPENGVFHNLILAKIEAKYPAHAQQLMHAFWGVGQMSFVKHAIFVGKDAPPLKDYEKLIPYMLNRFCVKKLLISEGLCDQLDHASPNSCYGGKAGLDLTNESENTRELELLDDENLQKEFKKLFAFHSLKQFYTNTKSPILCIILDEKQKVSELFKKALSLKKHFRILVFLGKENSLKNPYMLVWRVVNNIDAKRDIYINEDLLAIDAQVKDKSDGYERQWPKQTDCSKEVLKELIKRGLLKEDKELFDNFELCGDEF; encoded by the coding sequence ATGCGTAATTTTATAGAGCTTTTAAGGCAAAATGATCTTTTAAGAGTGATAGATGAAGAGGTGGATACAGAGCTTGAAATAGCTCATCTTGCCTACATCGAGGCTAAGAAAAAGGATGGCAAAGCCTTGCTTTTTACAAAGCCTGTTAATAAAAAAGAAAATAAAAGCTATGATTTTCCTGTGCTTATGAATACTTTTTGTTCTGAAAGAGCATTAAAACTAGCTTTCACAAGGGATTATGAGGATGTTGCAAGTGAAATTTCAAGCCTTTTAAAAATGCACATTCCAAACACTTTTTCAGCTAAGCTTGATTTTTTTAAAAAGCTTTTATCCTTAAAATCTGTGCCGCCAAAAAGGCTTAAAAAAAAGGGCGAATTTGAGTATCAAAGGCTTTCATCCTTAAAAGAGCTTCCTATCCTTAAAACTTGGGAGAAAGACGCTGATAAATTTATAACTATGGGTCAGGTATATACTCAAAGTTTGGATAAAAAGCAAAACAATCTTGGTATGTATCGTTTGCAAGTTTTTGATGATGATAAGCTTTTAGTTCACTGGCAAATTCACAAAGACGGCTCACATTTTTTTGATGAGTATAAAAAAGCCGGAGAAAAAATGCCTGTAAGCATAGCCATAGGAGGCGATCCGCTTTATATATGGTGCGGTCAAGCTCCTTTGCCAAAGGGTATTTTTGAGCTCTTGCTTTATGGTTTTATAAAAAGGAAAAATGCCATCTTAGCTCCTTGTGAAAATTCGCTTTTTGTGCCTTATGATAGCGACATAGTTATAGAGGGCTTTGTGGATGTAAATCATTTTGAGCTTGAGGGTCCCTTTGGCGATCATACCGGCTTTTACACTCCAAAAGAGCCCTTTCCTCTTATGCAAGTTACTGCTATAAAGACAAAAAAAGACGCTATATATCAAGCAACCGTGGTTGGAAAGCCACCTTTAGAGGATAAGTTTATGGCACTTGGCACAGAAAGAGTTTTTTTACCGCTTTTACAAACCAGCGCTCCTGATTTGCTTGATTATAATATGCCTGAAAATGGCGTCTTTCACAACCTAATCCTAGCTAAGATAGAGGCTAAATATCCTGCGCACGCACAGCAGTTAATGCATGCTTTTTGGGGGGTTGGACAAATGAGCTTTGTAAAACACGCTATCTTTGTAGGCAAAGACGCACCGCCTCTTAAGGACTATGAAAAACTTATACCTTATATGCTAAATCGCTTTTGTGTTAAAAAGCTTTTAATCAGCGAGGGTCTTTGTGATCAATTAGACCACGCTTCTCCAAATTCTTGCTACGGTGGCAAGGCCGGGCTTGATTTAACAAATGAAAGTGAAAATACAAGAGAGCTTGAGCTTTTAGATGATGAAAATTTGCAAAAAGAGTTTAAAAAGCTTTTTGCCTTTCATTCTTTAAAGCAGTTTTACACAAACACCAAAAGCCCTATACTTTGTATAATCTTAGATGAAAAGCAAAAGGTAAGTGAGCTTTTTAAAAAAGCACTTAGCCTTAAAAAACATTTTAGAATTTTAGTTTTTTTAGGAAAGGAAAATAGCCTTAAAAACCCATATATGCTAGTATGGCGTGTGGTAAATAACATAGATGCTAAAAGAGATATTTATATAAATGAGGATCTTTTGGCCATAGACGCGCAAGTAAAGGATAAAAGCGATGGCTATGAAAGGCAGTGGCCTAAGCAAACAGATTGTTCAAAAGAAGTCTTAAAAGAGCTTATAAAAAGAGGGCTTTTAAAAGAGGATAAAGAGCTTTTTGATAACTTTGAGCTTTGCGGCGATGAGTTTTAA
- a CDS encoding proline--tRNA ligase translates to MKFSNFYAPSAKQAPKDATLASHIFLLRGGFIEQCGSGLYNFLPLGKRVLDKIYNVVKEEMDKAGSLQTDLSFVTPATLWKESKRYENFGKELLRFKDRKENDFVLGPTHEEAMLSIVKNKITSYKQLPLNLYQIGLKFRDEARPRFGLLRCREFLMKDAYSFHSSKEDLDREFELMDKTYRAIFTRLGLNFRVVDADSGAIGGSGSKEFMVLAKSGEDDIITCEKCSYAANVEVATRAKKVCDKDRPEADYAAKFYTPDVKTIKGVADFFKVDEFYTIKAVVKKAIYEKKESLVLFLIRGCDDLQEKKALNACKALELVDASEEELINAGLTPGFIGFINLKEDIEFYVDKELKNESQMIMGANEKDYHLVGISVVNLNEERFKDLVAVKEGDCCEKCGAKLRQSKGIEVGHIFKLGQKYSSAMNATFLDENGKANAFYMGCYGIGVSRLVAVAIEAQHDEKGCIWDKKIAPFLCDIIISNLKDERAVSFANELYEGLKNEGFEVLLDDRDERFGVKINDFELMGFPYAVVLGKGLENDEVELIERKGLNKSIVKSTELFEFLKDKLV, encoded by the coding sequence ATGAAATTTAGCAACTTTTACGCACCAAGCGCCAAACAAGCCCCAAAGGACGCCACTTTAGCAAGTCATATCTTTTTGCTAAGAGGAGGCTTTATAGAGCAATGTGGCTCTGGACTTTATAATTTCTTGCCACTTGGCAAAAGGGTTTTAGATAAAATTTATAATGTAGTGAAAGAAGAAATGGATAAGGCAGGCTCTTTGCAAACTGATTTAAGCTTTGTAACTCCAGCAACTTTGTGGAAAGAAAGCAAAAGGTATGAAAATTTTGGCAAGGAGCTTTTGCGTTTTAAGGATAGAAAAGAAAATGACTTTGTCTTAGGACCAACTCACGAAGAAGCTATGCTTAGCATAGTTAAAAATAAAATCACAAGCTACAAGCAACTACCCTTAAATTTGTATCAAATCGGGCTTAAATTTAGAGATGAGGCAAGACCTAGATTTGGTCTTTTAAGGTGTAGGGAATTTTTGATGAAAGATGCCTATAGCTTTCATTCTAGCAAAGAGGACTTAGATAGAGAATTTGAGCTTATGGATAAGACTTATAGGGCTATTTTTACAAGACTTGGGCTTAATTTTAGGGTAGTTGATGCTGATAGCGGGGCTATTGGGGGTTCTGGTTCTAAGGAATTTATGGTTTTGGCTAAAAGCGGAGAGGATGATATTATCACTTGTGAAAAGTGCTCTTATGCTGCAAATGTTGAAGTGGCTACTAGGGCAAAAAAAGTTTGTGATAAAGATAGACCTGAGGCTGATTATGCTGCTAAGTTTTATACCCCTGATGTAAAGACTATCAAGGGCGTGGCGGACTTTTTTAAGGTGGATGAGTTTTACACCATAAAAGCAGTTGTGAAAAAGGCTATTTATGAGAAGAAAGAAAGCTTGGTGCTTTTTCTTATAAGGGGTTGTGATGATTTGCAAGAAAAAAAGGCTTTAAATGCTTGTAAGGCTTTAGAATTAGTCGATGCAAGTGAAGAAGAGCTGATAAATGCAGGACTTACACCGGGCTTTATAGGCTTTATAAATCTTAAAGAAGATATAGAATTTTATGTGGATAAAGAGCTTAAAAATGAAAGCCAGATGATAATGGGTGCAAATGAAAAAGATTATCATTTGGTTGGAATTTCTGTTGTAAATTTAAATGAAGAGAGATTTAAAGATTTAGTTGCTGTTAAAGAAGGAGATTGTTGTGAAAAATGCGGTGCTAAACTAAGGCAAAGCAAGGGCATAGAAGTAGGACACATCTTTAAGCTTGGGCAAAAATACTCATCTGCTATGAATGCTACTTTCTTGGATGAAAATGGCAAGGCAAATGCCTTTTATATGGGTTGTTATGGCATAGGAGTAAGCAGGCTTGTAGCTGTTGCCATAGAGGCACAGCACGATGAAAAAGGTTGTATTTGGGATAAAAAAATAGCACCCTTTCTTTGCGATATAATCATCTCAAATTTAAAAGATGAAAGGGCTGTGAGCTTTGCAAACGAGCTTTATGAAGGGCTTAAAAATGAGGGCTTTGAGGTGCTTTTAGATGATAGGGATGAAAGATTTGGCGTTAAGATAAATGATTTTGAGCTTATGGGCTTTCCTTATGCTGTGGTGCTTGGCAAGGGCTTGGAAAATGATGAGGTTGAGCTCATAGAAAGAAAGGGCTTAAACAAAAGCATTGTAAAAAGCACTGAGCTTTTTGAATTTTTAAAGGATAAACTTGTATAG
- a CDS encoding DUF2018 family protein, which yields MDFFDEMLSKSPREKFIEIVQNANSGAIEKAFDELLGEHIAMFELLEQKGLSEEDLLNFKLENSEKIESLKEDYFIGLGAKILGQE from the coding sequence ATGGATTTTTTTGATGAAATGTTAAGTAAAAGCCCAAGAGAAAAATTTATAGAAATAGTGCAAAATGCAAACTCAGGTGCCATAGAAAAGGCTTTTGATGAGCTTTTAGGTGAGCATATAGCTATGTTTGAGCTTTTAGAGCAAAAGGGACTTAGCGAAGAGGATTTGCTAAATTTTAAGCTAGAAAATAGCGAAAAGATTGAAAGTCTTAAAGAGGATTATTTCATAGGGCTTGGGGCTAAAATTTTGGGGCAGGAATGA
- a CDS encoding ABC transporter permease, with protein sequence MRFLFSLWFLLPLTIILAFTSLFVGVTDISLFGLLKGLHEDVFIISRIPRTITIIISGASLSICGLIMQQLTQNKFVSPTTAGTMDCAKFGILISIIFFSTHSFISQVLVSSFFALLGSLIFIQILNNIKLKDVIFIPLIGLMFGGIINSITTFFAYQLNLIQNMQIWLQGNFSNIMQGSYELIYISLPLLLLAYLYANKITIAGMGEEMAVNLGLSYKFILNLGLIIVSIITAIIILTVGVIPFLGLIVPNIISIYRGDNIRANILNIALLGSCFLLLCDIFSRLIIYPFEIPIGLTVGVIGSFIFISLLLRNKHYA encoded by the coding sequence TTGCGTTTTTTGTTTTCGTTGTGGTTTTTACTACCCTTAACTATCATCTTAGCCTTTACAAGCTTGTTTGTTGGAGTAACCGATATATCTTTGTTTGGGCTTTTAAAAGGATTGCACGAGGATGTTTTCATCATCTCAAGGATACCAAGAACCATAACCATAATTATAAGCGGTGCTAGCCTTAGCATTTGCGGGCTTATAATGCAGCAATTAACGCAAAATAAATTCGTCTCTCCAACCACAGCAGGCACTATGGACTGTGCGAAATTTGGCATACTGATATCCATTATATTTTTTAGCACTCATTCTTTTATATCTCAAGTCTTAGTCTCGTCCTTTTTTGCCCTGCTTGGAAGCTTGATTTTTATACAAATTCTAAACAACATAAAGCTAAAAGATGTGATTTTTATACCCTTAATAGGACTTATGTTTGGCGGTATAATAAATTCCATAACAACCTTTTTTGCTTATCAATTAAACCTTATACAAAACATGCAAATTTGGCTTCAAGGAAATTTCTCAAACATTATGCAAGGCTCTTATGAGCTTATTTACATATCCTTACCCTTGCTTTTGCTTGCGTATTTGTATGCAAATAAAATCACCATAGCAGGTATGGGCGAGGAAATGGCGGTAAATTTGGGACTTTCTTACAAATTTATACTAAATTTAGGACTTATAATCGTATCTATCATAACAGCCATTATTATTTTAACCGTTGGCGTGATACCATTTTTAGGGCTCATTGTGCCTAATATAATATCAATTTACAGAGGGGATAATATCAGGGCAAATATCCTAAACATAGCTCTTTTAGGCTCTTGCTTTTTGCTACTTTGCGATATTTTTTCAAGGCTTATAATCTATCCTTTTGAAATTCCAATAGGCCTAACCGTTGGCGTCATAGGCTCTTTTATCTTTATAAGTCTTTTGCTTAGGAACAAGCACTATGCTTAA
- a CDS encoding polyprenyl synthetase family protein translates to MQEIDTLIQNFLKDLGNDIVLRMSNSIKTGKKLRSKLILSISGENESSYRLCAVVELIHLASLLHDDIVDEASLRRGARSVNAEFGAKNALMLGDVFYSKAFYELLSLDKKIASIVANAVSKLAIGELLDVELSKSFNADKNLYLDMLYKKTAVLIEASAASAAILAGFDENDFKEYGKNLGIAFQLVDDILDVQGDEKTLGKEAFSDFKEGKSTLPYIYLYEALADKSLLLNFYKKELNGAKKDELLKLFARYEILQKCKNEALAYGQRALQAIQSYDNQKLNDIVENMIDRSF, encoded by the coding sequence GTGCAAGAAATAGACACTCTTATACAAAATTTTTTAAAAGATTTAGGTAATGACATAGTTTTAAGAATGTCAAATTCCATAAAAACAGGCAAAAAACTTCGCTCAAAGCTTATACTAAGCATAAGCGGGGAAAATGAAAGCTCATACAGACTTTGTGCTGTGGTTGAGCTTATACACCTTGCTTCTTTACTTCACGATGATATAGTGGATGAGGCTTCTTTAAGAAGGGGAGCAAGGTCTGTAAATGCTGAATTTGGTGCGAAAAATGCCCTAATGCTAGGCGATGTCTTTTACTCAAAAGCCTTTTATGAGCTTCTTAGCCTTGATAAAAAGATAGCTTCTATCGTGGCTAATGCTGTTTCAAAACTAGCTATAGGAGAGCTTTTAGATGTAGAGCTTTCAAAGTCTTTTAATGCTGATAAAAATCTTTATCTTGATATGCTTTATAAAAAAACTGCGGTTTTGATAGAGGCAAGTGCGGCAAGTGCTGCGATTTTAGCGGGTTTTGATGAGAATGATTTTAAAGAATATGGTAAAAATTTAGGCATAGCCTTTCAGCTAGTAGATGATATACTTGATGTACAAGGCGATGAAAAAACACTTGGCAAAGAAGCTTTTAGTGATTTTAAAGAGGGTAAAAGCACCCTGCCTTACATCTATCTTTACGAGGCTTTAGCTGATAAATCCTTGCTTTTAAATTTTTATAAAAAAGAGCTTAACGGGGCTAAAAAAGATGAGTTATTAAAGCTTTTTGCTAGATATGAAATTTTGCAAAAGTGCAAAAACGAGGCTTTAGCTTACGGACAAAGAGCTTTACAAGCCATACAAAGCTATGATAATCAAAAATTAAATGATATAGTTGAAAATATGATAGATAGGAGTTTTTAA
- the hemA gene encoding glutamyl-tRNA reductase has protein sequence MHYVCVSWTHKNTDIALREKLSLLEFSQKKLLQSLLLEKNILECMLLSTCNRVELFLYSIDPSLACKQVVKSMSKLCEINEANLSQRADFFEDSSAIHHLFSVASSLDSLVVGETQIAGQLKESFSFAIENNFCAKNLSRALHFAFKCGAKIRTQTEISKNPVSVASVAITKAKDLANLEGKDVLVLGAGQMSELLCKHLLGTKADITVLSRNYEKSKNLALALGVKNEDISKLKELVNSCEFIFCATSSKDPVITDELLEEVEFKRYFFDIAVPRDVDIKENDKVKVFVVDDLKDVVKKNLALRESEAHNAYAIIGKMTVEFFRYLDDLELNPIIKDLRLIAKDCAQKELKKAIKKGYLKNSDKEEARKLIHQVFKAFLHTPTMKLKHLEGKVQSDTVANAMRYIFALDEKAQGLDEYKCEYAVENKNEI, from the coding sequence ATGCACTATGTTTGCGTAAGCTGGACACATAAAAATACAGACATAGCACTAAGGGAAAAGCTATCTCTTTTGGAATTTTCTCAAAAAAAACTCCTACAAAGTCTGCTTTTAGAAAAAAATATCTTAGAATGTATGCTACTTAGCACATGTAATAGAGTAGAGCTTTTTTTATACTCTATAGATCCTTCCTTAGCCTGTAAGCAGGTGGTAAAATCCATGTCAAAGCTTTGTGAGATAAATGAGGCGAATTTATCTCAAAGGGCTGATTTTTTCGAAGATAGCTCAGCCATACATCATCTTTTTTCCGTAGCTTCCTCGCTTGATAGTCTTGTGGTTGGCGAAACGCAAATTGCCGGACAGCTAAAAGAAAGCTTTTCCTTTGCCATTGAAAACAATTTTTGCGCTAAAAATTTATCAAGAGCTCTTCATTTTGCCTTTAAATGTGGTGCAAAGATAAGAACCCAAACAGAAATTTCTAAAAACCCCGTTTCAGTGGCTTCAGTAGCAATCACAAAGGCTAAGGATTTAGCAAATTTAGAGGGCAAAGATGTGCTTGTTTTAGGAGCAGGGCAGATGAGTGAATTGCTTTGCAAACACTTACTTGGAACTAAAGCTGATATAACTGTGCTTAGTAGAAATTATGAAAAGTCTAAGAATTTAGCCCTTGCACTTGGGGTAAAAAACGAAGATATTTCTAAGCTTAAAGAGCTTGTAAATTCTTGCGAGTTTATCTTTTGTGCTACGAGTTCAAAGGATCCTGTCATAACAGATGAGCTTTTAGAAGAAGTTGAATTTAAGAGGTATTTTTTTGATATAGCTGTGCCTAGGGATGTGGATATAAAGGAAAATGACAAAGTAAAAGTCTTTGTAGTGGATGATTTAAAGGATGTTGTTAAGAAAAATTTAGCCCTAAGAGAAAGCGAGGCACACAATGCTTATGCTATCATAGGCAAGATGACGGTTGAGTTTTTTAGATACTTAGATGATTTGGAATTAAATCCTATCATCAAGGATTTAAGACTCATTGCTAAGGATTGTGCGCAAAAAGAGCTAAAAAAGGCTATAAAAAAGGGTTATTTAAAGAATTCAGACAAAGAAGAAGCTAGAAAGCTTATACATCAGGTTTTTAAAGCCTTTTTGCATACCCCAACTATGAAGTTAAAGCACTTAGAAGGCAAGGTGCAAAGTGATACCGTTGCAAATGCTATGCGTTACATCTTTGCACTAGATGAAAAGGCACAAGGACTTGATGAATATAAATGCGAATATGCAGTGGAGAATAAAAATGAAATTTAG
- the hemC gene encoding hydroxymethylbilane synthase yields the protein MKELIIATRKSALALWQSEYVKKLIEQKHGIKVSLQGFKTKGDVLLDSPLAKIGGKGLFTKELQQSMLRNETHLAVHSLKDVPSFFPKGLKLVAVTKREDVRDSFLSMKYKSLQDLPKGARVGTTSLRRKMQLLLLRKDLNVISLRGNVNSRLAKLKNDDFDAIILAKAGLSRLGLEKELNYISEFSLDEMIPAASQGALGVECVENLELERLLSFLNDEKTYIETFIEREFIKNLEGGCQVPIGINACLKDEKIRIKAILGLPDASEFLKEELEISKDEYEKAGLKLAQSMIAKGAKELLQRALQMA from the coding sequence ATGAAAGAACTAATCATAGCCACTAGAAAATCAGCCCTAGCTCTTTGGCAAAGCGAGTATGTAAAAAAGCTTATAGAGCAAAAACACGGTATCAAGGTGTCCTTGCAAGGCTTTAAGACAAAGGGCGATGTGCTTTTAGATAGTCCCTTAGCAAAGATAGGTGGCAAGGGACTTTTTACAAAGGAACTTCAGCAAAGTATGCTAAGAAACGAAACGCATTTAGCCGTGCATAGCCTAAAAGATGTGCCAAGTTTTTTCCCAAAGGGCTTGAAGCTAGTTGCTGTTACAAAAAGAGAGGATGTAAGAGATAGCTTTTTAAGTATGAAGTATAAAAGCTTACAAGACTTGCCAAAGGGTGCAAGAGTAGGTACAACAAGTCTTAGACGCAAAATGCAGTTGCTTCTTTTAAGAAAGGATTTAAATGTTATTTCTTTAAGAGGCAATGTAAATTCAAGACTTGCTAAGCTTAAAAATGATGACTTTGATGCTATCATCCTAGCAAAAGCTGGACTTTCTAGGCTAGGGCTTGAAAAAGAGTTAAATTATATAAGTGAATTTAGCTTAGATGAGATGATACCAGCTGCTTCTCAAGGTGCTTTGGGTGTAGAGTGTGTTGAGAATTTAGAGCTTGAAAGACTTTTAAGCTTTTTAAACGATGAAAAAACTTACATAGAAACCTTTATAGAAAGGGAATTTATAAAGAATTTAGAGGGTGGTTGTCAGGTGCCAATAGGCATAAATGCTTGTTTAAAAGATGAAAAGATAAGGATAAAAGCCATACTAGGACTACCTGATGCAAGTGAGTTTTTAAAAGAAGAGCTTGAAATTTCAAAAGATGAGTATGAAAAGGCCGGACTTAAACTAGCACAAAGTATGATAGCTAAGGGTGCTAAAGAGCTTTTACAAAGAGCTTTGCAAATGGCTTAG